In Zingiber officinale cultivar Zhangliang chromosome 3B, Zo_v1.1, whole genome shotgun sequence, a single window of DNA contains:
- the LOC122056217 gene encoding uncharacterized protein LOC122056217 isoform X2, with product MMSSGEVRKVSRQDIQLVQNLIERCLQLYMNQKEVVDTLSLQANIEPSFTELVWQKLEEENQEFFKAYHVRLILKNQIVVFNKLLEKQVELMRKACPPGVAVLPFSNGSNSLAYHQNPSCYLSQHASTSSRPDSMPYNEEFSNPLVNARTSGQPGSDPSILSGSMNASKNVFSSHRDSIGRIPGMGGMTVKSEPIYSNDEFPFGNDSTILEPQSLADASVGSFSSSELSGQHIHNSLLDMDTSSFGFSQMPRNFSFLDLTDDFNHYILENYARSPYIPPDSNDFSSSPPSREFKEEDPKRLDTKSEGVSYEDFGSG from the exons GTTCAGAATCTTATTGAACGATGCCTGCAACTGTACATGAACCAGAAAGAAGTAGTTGACACTTTGTCTCTCCAAGCAAATATAGAACCTAGTTTCACTGAACTTG TTTggcaaaagcttgaggaagagaatcaAGAGTTTTTCAAAGCTTATCATGTTAGATTGATCCTTAAGAACCAAATAGTGGTTttcaataagcttcttgagaAACAGGTTGAGCTTATGCGGAAAGCATGCCCTCCAGGAGTTGCTGTCTTACCCTTTTCCAATGGCTCTAATTCTCTAGCTT atCATCAAAATCCATCATGCTATTTGTCTCAGCATGCATCCACTTCCTCAAGGCCAGATTCCATGCCTTACAATGAAGAGTTTTCAAATCCTCTTGTAAATGCTAGAACCTCAGGGCAACCTGGCAGTGATCCATCTATTCTTTCTGGGAGCATGAATGCCTCGAAAAATGTCTTTTCATCACATAGAGACAGCATTGGGAGGATTCCAGGAATGGGTGGGATGACAGTGAAGTCAGAGCCAATCTATTCAAATGATGAGTTTCCCTTTGGTAATGATAGCACTATCTTGGAACCACAATCATTAGCAGATGCTTCGGTTGGATCTTTTAGTAGCTCAGAGTTGAGTGGACAACATATACACAATTCTCTCCTTGATATGGATACATCTTCATTTGGATTTAGTCAGATGCCCAGAAACTTCAGCTTTTTAGATTTAACTGACGACTTCAATCATT aTATATTAGAGAATTACGCTAGATCTCCTTATATTCCACCTGATTCAAATGATTTCTCCAGCTCTCCTCCATCAAGGGAATTTAAAG AGGAAGACCCCAAAAGGCTTGACACCAAATCCGAAGGAGTAAGTTATGAGGATTTTGGAAGTGGCTGA
- the LOC122056217 gene encoding uncharacterized protein LOC122056217 isoform X1 translates to MMSSGEVRKVSRQDIQLVQNLIERCLQLYMNQKEVVDTLSLQANIEPSFTELVWQKLEEENQEFFKAYHVRLILKNQIVVFNKLLEKQVELMRKACPPGVAVLPFSNGSNSLAYHQNPSCYLSQHASTSSRPDSMPYNEEFSNPLVNARTSGQPGSDPSILSGSMNASKNVFSSHRDSIGRIPGMGGMTVKSEPIYSNDEFPFGNDSTILEPQSLADASVGSFSSSELSGQHIHNSLLDMDTSSFGFSQMPRNFSFLDLTDDFNHCADILENYARSPYIPPDSNDFSSSPPSREFKEEDPKRLDTKSEGVSYEDFGSG, encoded by the exons GTTCAGAATCTTATTGAACGATGCCTGCAACTGTACATGAACCAGAAAGAAGTAGTTGACACTTTGTCTCTCCAAGCAAATATAGAACCTAGTTTCACTGAACTTG TTTggcaaaagcttgaggaagagaatcaAGAGTTTTTCAAAGCTTATCATGTTAGATTGATCCTTAAGAACCAAATAGTGGTTttcaataagcttcttgagaAACAGGTTGAGCTTATGCGGAAAGCATGCCCTCCAGGAGTTGCTGTCTTACCCTTTTCCAATGGCTCTAATTCTCTAGCTT atCATCAAAATCCATCATGCTATTTGTCTCAGCATGCATCCACTTCCTCAAGGCCAGATTCCATGCCTTACAATGAAGAGTTTTCAAATCCTCTTGTAAATGCTAGAACCTCAGGGCAACCTGGCAGTGATCCATCTATTCTTTCTGGGAGCATGAATGCCTCGAAAAATGTCTTTTCATCACATAGAGACAGCATTGGGAGGATTCCAGGAATGGGTGGGATGACAGTGAAGTCAGAGCCAATCTATTCAAATGATGAGTTTCCCTTTGGTAATGATAGCACTATCTTGGAACCACAATCATTAGCAGATGCTTCGGTTGGATCTTTTAGTAGCTCAGAGTTGAGTGGACAACATATACACAATTCTCTCCTTGATATGGATACATCTTCATTTGGATTTAGTCAGATGCCCAGAAACTTCAGCTTTTTAGATTTAACTGACGACTTCAATCATTGTGCTG aTATATTAGAGAATTACGCTAGATCTCCTTATATTCCACCTGATTCAAATGATTTCTCCAGCTCTCCTCCATCAAGGGAATTTAAAG AGGAAGACCCCAAAAGGCTTGACACCAAATCCGAAGGAGTAAGTTATGAGGATTTTGGAAGTGGCTGA